Proteins encoded in a region of the Stieleria neptunia genome:
- a CDS encoding type II secretion system protein codes for MRGRRSRVVAKRIQRRRQGVTLIEVVASIAIAGSLLSVVIIGGSQHLRQLKQARDKRIATEALDGFLSAWSVSNFNETRIADAVAQSNLSAVGDFGQFGRESSSPGSRTMYARLKSRGRGNLGDSRRVRLTVFARTADRREQNLAYAEILIPD; via the coding sequence ATGCGGGGGCGACGATCTAGAGTGGTTGCCAAGAGAATTCAACGGCGGAGACAAGGCGTGACGCTCATCGAGGTGGTCGCTAGCATCGCGATTGCAGGAAGCCTTCTTTCGGTTGTGATTATCGGAGGCAGTCAGCACCTGCGGCAGCTAAAGCAGGCCCGTGACAAACGAATAGCGACAGAGGCACTCGACGGCTTTCTTTCCGCTTGGTCCGTTTCGAATTTCAACGAAACTCGAATCGCTGATGCCGTGGCACAATCGAATCTATCCGCCGTCGGCGACTTCGGCCAATTTGGACGTGAGTCTAGTTCTCCTGGGTCACGAACAATGTATGCGAGGCTAAAGTCGAGGGGGCGTGGTAATCTGGGGGACAGCAGGCGCGTACGGTTGACCGTCTTTGCTCGCACTGCGGATCGCCGAGAGCAGAACCTCGCCTATGCCGAGATACTTATTCCTGATTAG
- a CDS encoding PulJ/GspJ family protein encodes MNRFKYGMTLIELMVAIALSAMLMAAIVGILGGVSKQAKIAVDGEPAIWAEQTIALMRTDLLAANAVWKSEDAVWLFTDAPSYESENIGIRNICYRTRKLRDETPILERTDSTFRSVLALDVREIRVERLDRFGVPQPLPSAPGPVPNQVRVWVRCDGQAGRATVIRDLVLR; translated from the coding sequence ATGAATCGCTTCAAGTACGGTATGACACTGATCGAGCTCATGGTTGCAATCGCGCTGTCCGCGATGCTCATGGCTGCGATCGTTGGGATTCTCGGCGGCGTCTCGAAGCAGGCGAAAATCGCAGTCGACGGAGAACCCGCTATATGGGCCGAACAGACGATCGCATTGATGCGCACGGACCTCCTGGCGGCAAACGCTGTCTGGAAATCGGAAGACGCGGTTTGGCTCTTTACCGATGCGCCATCGTACGAGTCAGAGAACATTGGCATTCGAAACATTTGTTATCGAACTCGGAAACTACGCGATGAGACTCCGATCCTCGAAAGAACGGATTCCACCTTCCGCTCGGTCTTGGCGTTAGATGTACGTGAAATTCGCGTGGAGCGTCTGGATCGCTTTGGGGTCCCGCAACCGCTACCTTCAGCGCCTGGTCCGGTGCCAAATCAAGTTCGAGTTTGGGTGCGGTGTGATGGTCAGGCTGGCAGGGCGACGGTGATTCGAGATTTGGTTCTTCGATAA
- a CDS encoding pilus assembly FimT family protein: MNGPVKPASLTQSNTRSRVGFTLVEILTVVVIVSLLAGVALVSVSVPLRRSQADAAIAEFRSLDLTARLRSSAGLGGWIAINSAEKEIVYSESDVRQGQRRVQLPAGTLIQRVRGLSRNGSRSYVVRYSNQGTSQTYAVEIAAKGNRARWLLFLGLTGQSYVLDDSKLIDEIFRGPSPAENAGERVARRDAGATI; encoded by the coding sequence GTGAATGGTCCTGTGAAGCCCGCCAGCTTAACGCAATCGAACACGCGCTCACGTGTTGGGTTTACGCTGGTGGAAATACTTACAGTGGTCGTCATCGTTTCGTTGTTGGCTGGTGTGGCGCTGGTCAGTGTGTCGGTACCATTGAGACGATCACAGGCTGATGCCGCGATTGCGGAATTCAGAAGTTTGGATTTGACCGCACGATTGCGGTCCAGTGCCGGACTGGGCGGGTGGATCGCCATCAACTCGGCCGAGAAGGAAATTGTCTATTCTGAATCCGATGTGCGGCAAGGGCAGCGTAGGGTGCAGCTGCCTGCAGGGACACTGATTCAACGCGTGCGAGGACTGAGCAGGAATGGTTCTCGGAGTTACGTCGTTCGGTACAGCAACCAAGGGACATCTCAGACTTATGCCGTTGAAATCGCTGCCAAAGGCAACAGGGCGCGGTGGTTGCTGTTTCTCGGGCTCACCGGCCAGTCGTACGTTCTCGACGACTCAAAGTTGATTGATGAGATATTTCGGGGACCTTCTCCAGCTGAAAATGCCGGTGAACGCGTTGCTCGTCGGGATGCGGGGGCGACGATCTAG
- a CDS encoding type II secretion system protein N — protein sequence MTESQLRSTLYLAGAFCVIGAVASVTLAIVTPVIEEDASMNIQPTRIRPNDRHESHRLRVGDFYALSQKAIQGPFEEMEPVKPPKKAEQVPVKPVKASIVLNATLVGTLVDQQPELARAWIQFQGRQHLVRVGDTLKGHPGDPYVEAIADQSVSIRLSGATIELSPPPNALTRDQLLNADDK from the coding sequence ATGACAGAGAGCCAGCTTCGAAGCACCTTGTATCTCGCAGGCGCCTTTTGTGTCATTGGTGCGGTAGCCTCCGTAACACTGGCAATTGTGACGCCTGTGATTGAAGAAGATGCATCCATGAACATCCAGCCCACACGTATACGCCCGAACGATCGACATGAAAGCCATCGGTTGCGGGTGGGGGATTTTTACGCACTTTCCCAAAAAGCCATCCAGGGGCCGTTTGAAGAGATGGAACCTGTCAAGCCACCAAAGAAGGCAGAGCAAGTTCCGGTCAAGCCGGTTAAGGCATCGATCGTTTTGAACGCAACCTTGGTGGGCACTCTTGTGGATCAGCAGCCGGAACTTGCCAGAGCATGGATTCAGTTTCAAGGGCGGCAGCATTTGGTACGCGTTGGAGATACATTGAAGGGGCACCCGGGAGACCCTTATGTCGAGGCGATCGCCGATCAATCGGTTTCAATTAGGTTATCCGGAGCCACGATCGAGCTGAGTCCCCCACCGAACGCACTTACTCGGGATCAACTATTGAATGCGGACGACAAATGA